A single region of the Herpetosiphon gulosus genome encodes:
- a CDS encoding caspase family protein, translating to MQFDHGYALLIGVGAISKYAEWSLPMTVNDATILKSLLIDQHFCGYPDNQQHIRLLTDTAATKDSILDGLDWLATCADNDPAATILFFYSGHGWIDKQTGAYYLVQHDVSPVNLAETALSAHDITEKLRAINAQRLLAIFDCCHAQGMATSKGELAKPVELPTNLEIAALPKSLVNDLKQGQGRAVFTSSLGNQRSWMRDETMSLYTYHLIEALEGAGNKAGDTTVRISNLMNYLGAVVPASAQMMGREQTPFFDTASEDFPIALLLGGKGLGVNGWVKAEPSTSSIPSRQVTQSAGDHAILVGGDAKHTIFNTGNGNQFKQSHYTLKGNQIENSAIGDGANVTNKGNLNISGSTVGSAVGINYGTISQESPGKSAPITLGAIIKLAETIAEQMRDEECWEQLQLVLVQLNAALRAEKRADTHVRSTKIQLASSSITALTASHSECIALEQQIKQLI from the coding sequence ATGCAATTTGATCATGGATATGCCTTATTGATTGGGGTAGGAGCGATTAGCAAATATGCTGAATGGTCATTACCAATGACGGTTAACGATGCCACAATCCTTAAAAGCTTGCTGATCGATCAACATTTTTGTGGTTATCCTGATAATCAACAGCATATTCGGCTACTCACCGATACTGCTGCAACCAAAGATTCGATTCTCGATGGGCTTGACTGGCTAGCAACCTGTGCCGACAACGATCCAGCAGCCACGATTCTCTTTTTTTACTCTGGCCATGGCTGGATTGATAAACAAACCGGAGCCTACTATCTTGTCCAGCATGATGTTAGCCCAGTCAACCTCGCCGAGACGGCATTATCGGCCCACGATATTACCGAAAAGTTACGGGCAATTAATGCCCAGCGTTTACTAGCGATTTTCGATTGCTGCCATGCCCAAGGAATGGCAACCTCCAAGGGTGAGCTAGCTAAGCCTGTCGAATTACCAACCAACCTTGAGATTGCGGCATTACCAAAATCCTTGGTCAATGATCTAAAACAGGGCCAAGGCCGAGCAGTATTTACTTCATCATTAGGCAATCAGCGATCATGGATGCGCGATGAAACCATGAGTCTATATACCTACCATTTAATTGAGGCCTTGGAAGGCGCAGGCAATAAAGCGGGCGATACAACCGTGCGCATCTCAAACCTCATGAACTATCTCGGTGCAGTGGTTCCTGCTAGTGCTCAAATGATGGGCAGAGAACAAACGCCCTTTTTTGATACGGCTAGCGAAGATTTTCCGATCGCCTTGCTGCTAGGCGGCAAAGGCCTTGGAGTAAATGGCTGGGTCAAAGCAGAGCCATCAACATCGTCGATTCCTAGTCGCCAGGTTACGCAATCGGCAGGCGATCATGCAATTCTAGTTGGCGGTGATGCCAAGCATACTATTTTCAACACAGGTAATGGCAATCAATTCAAGCAATCACACTATACGCTTAAAGGCAATCAGATTGAAAACTCGGCAATTGGTGATGGCGCAAATGTCACCAATAAAGGCAATCTAAACATCAGCGGAAGCACGGTCGGTTCGGCTGTGGGCATTAATTATGGCACTATCAGCCAAGAATCGCCAGGCAAATCTGCGCCAATCACGCTCGGGGCAATCATTAAATTAGCCGAAACAATTGCTGAACAGATGCGTGATGAAGAATGTTGGGAACAACTTCAACTTGTTCTGGTTCAACTCAATGCCGCTCTACGGGCTGAAAAGCGAGCTGATACTCATGTACGTTCGACTAAAATTCAGCTAGCATCGAGCAGCATCACAGCGCTGACGGCCAGTCACAGCGAATGTATTGCCTTAGAACAGCAGATCAAACAACTGATTTAG
- a CDS encoding PAS domain S-box protein: MAKKNDQAGDQTPHDVQQTIDSLREQLLIYEQILDTLPDLILYKGPGSHIRYANRAFREYYGMGKQQLQDVIDADFNQPDYTQQYIRDDAQVFQTGQSLEIACEPVTHHSGEVHLFATNKHAVRNRDGAIIGTVGISRDLSKTSESSIGRTNNETRLQRIIDNVPGMVYQLLLNPDMTMSFPFVSTGSRDLYGQEPEAIMHQASIVTETMHPADRSRFHEGMLASAESLAAWHWEGLVVINGQEHWLQSASRPTKLDNGATLWDGVLLNITQQKQAEALLTRFDTILSATPDLVMIADVAGQIQYLNPAARQVVQHVLTPSAEPLTLRQLYRDAGDQTWIDQTLRHAQTHGSWMGDYHLQIAQGNQLPMHYQVLCHYDRDQQPSFYSLIAHDIRDQKQAEAERQRLHEEIIRTQQQALRDLSTPLIPIADTVVLMPLIGSVDTARAQHLMETLLDGVHTHKAHIAIVDVTGVPVMDTQVAGLLIRAATSVQLLGARVIITGIRPELAQTLVTLGVDFRAISTQSSLQQGITYAIRSLQ, from the coding sequence ATGGCAAAAAAGAACGATCAAGCTGGAGATCAAACCCCTCACGACGTTCAGCAAACGATTGATAGCCTGCGGGAACAGCTCTTAATCTACGAACAAATTTTAGATACCCTCCCCGATTTAATTTTATACAAAGGCCCAGGCTCGCACATTCGCTACGCCAATCGCGCCTTTCGCGAATACTATGGGATGGGTAAGCAACAACTCCAAGATGTGATTGATGCCGATTTTAATCAGCCCGATTATACCCAACAATATATTCGTGATGATGCTCAGGTGTTTCAAACTGGCCAGTCATTAGAGATAGCCTGTGAGCCAGTCACCCATCATAGCGGTGAAGTGCATCTGTTTGCGACCAATAAGCATGCTGTTCGCAACCGTGATGGGGCGATTATCGGAACCGTTGGTATTTCACGTGATCTGAGTAAGACGAGCGAATCCTCAATAGGCCGCACGAATAACGAGACGCGTTTACAACGGATCATTGATAACGTACCAGGTATGGTTTATCAACTGTTGCTGAACCCTGATATGACCATGAGCTTTCCATTTGTCAGCACAGGCAGCCGTGATCTCTATGGTCAGGAGCCGGAAGCAATTATGCACCAAGCAAGCATTGTGACCGAAACTATGCATCCTGCTGACCGTAGCCGTTTTCATGAAGGCATGCTGGCTTCTGCAGAAAGCCTTGCTGCTTGGCATTGGGAAGGGCTAGTCGTGATCAATGGTCAAGAACATTGGTTACAAAGTGCTTCAAGACCCACCAAATTGGACAATGGGGCAACGCTGTGGGATGGCGTTTTGCTGAATATTACCCAACAAAAACAAGCCGAAGCCCTTTTAACCCGCTTTGACACGATTTTAAGCGCAACCCCTGATCTGGTAATGATTGCCGATGTCGCAGGCCAGATCCAATATTTAAATCCTGCTGCTCGCCAGGTTGTGCAGCATGTATTAACTCCCTCTGCTGAACCGCTAACGTTGCGGCAGCTCTACCGCGATGCTGGCGACCAAACATGGATTGACCAAACCTTGCGCCATGCTCAAACCCATGGTTCTTGGATGGGTGATTATCATCTGCAAATAGCCCAGGGCAATCAACTCCCAATGCATTATCAAGTTTTGTGTCATTATGATCGTGATCAACAGCCCAGTTTTTATTCACTGATCGCCCACGATATTCGTGATCAAAAGCAGGCTGAGGCCGAACGCCAGCGTTTGCATGAAGAAATTATTCGGACGCAACAGCAAGCCTTGCGCGATCTTTCAACCCCATTGATTCCAATTGCTGATACGGTCGTGCTAATGCCATTGATTGGTAGTGTTGATACGGCACGAGCACAGCACTTGATGGAAACGTTATTAGATGGTGTGCATACGCACAAAGCCCATATCGCGATTGTCGATGTGACGGGCGTTCCCGTGATGGACACCCAGGTGGCTGGATTACTCATTCGGGCTGCTACCAGTGTGCAATTGCTTGGTGCTCGCGTGATCATCACAGGTATTCGCCCCGAGTTGGCCCAAACGCTTGTTACATTGGGGGTTGATTTCCGGGCAATCAGCACTCAGAGTAGCCTGCAACAAGGAATCACCTATGCAATCCGATCGCTGCAATAG
- a CDS encoding TetR/AcrR family transcriptional regulator — MQQQEDIRIQRTLKALRQAFIELIIEQGYEAVTVRAIIQRANVGNKTFYRHYPDKEALLYAVVGEMLIEGQQFLIPPDSTIAAEQNTLNAFRFANQYRDVLRVLLRSPIAEQLLGPMIEFGISEGERSFAGRSLPTDLVSYHFVASMMSLMRWWFERGTQYTPDQMAEFVNKLLIRPMSEPSASE, encoded by the coding sequence ATGCAACAACAAGAGGATATTCGAATTCAGCGCACGCTCAAGGCTTTGCGTCAAGCATTTATTGAATTAATTATTGAGCAAGGCTACGAGGCGGTGACTGTACGGGCGATTATTCAACGGGCTAACGTTGGCAATAAAACCTTTTATCGCCATTATCCCGATAAAGAGGCGCTTTTGTATGCGGTGGTTGGCGAAATGCTGATCGAGGGCCAGCAATTTTTAATTCCGCCCGATTCGACAATTGCTGCCGAACAAAATACCCTGAATGCCTTTCGTTTTGCCAATCAATATCGCGATGTCTTGCGCGTGTTGTTGCGTAGCCCAATTGCTGAACAATTGCTCGGGCCAATGATTGAATTTGGCATTTCTGAGGGCGAGCGCTCGTTTGCCGGGCGTAGTCTGCCGACCGATTTAGTTTCCTACCATTTTGTGGCCAGCATGATGTCGTTGATGCGCTGGTGGTTTGAGCGTGGCACGCAATATACGCCCGACCAAATGGCCGAATTTGTCAATAAATTGCTAATTCGGCCAATGAGCGAGCCAAGTGCTAGCGAGTAA
- a CDS encoding insulinase family protein, with the protein MSEVVQLQVATGVYLRVIQAPTVWTTTMWLVWQSPLAPFANYMLGQLLQQRAQQPQQIQTWLNQTGFCPEWLASQRETITTLTWYWVSQATTPSELAAALQRIQPMLTELFEQPLFDQADSADLRMQQARRIVEQQYLQQRTNPQLASLTRCLEALQPDDSNIASQGLEHPGEAEAAWRMISQQAPLIVYLVVADAAQAIGEMVAAWLQPWIGQRQPLRYYDPAPAISRERLLIHEYQPHIPSQMSMAWSGGATLAAPNYAMFQASLGLLGAFPRSRWLQVLRQQHQLTYAIKVHANRLNGMVAMQSLLVDQAQPLAQQLIEQTLAELQTGRFGLDEQAYAQAMLDREQCLLWENPRRLLDHCVMLDLLGQPIAPRQALTFSPDPHALGQALQQLQPAALVNIRGVQ; encoded by the coding sequence ATGAGCGAGGTTGTGCAATTGCAAGTGGCTACTGGCGTGTATCTGCGTGTCATTCAAGCCCCGACAGTTTGGACAACGACCATGTGGTTGGTTTGGCAATCTCCTTTAGCGCCATTTGCCAACTATATGCTTGGGCAATTACTCCAACAGCGTGCTCAACAACCGCAGCAGATCCAAACATGGCTTAATCAAACTGGCTTTTGTCCCGAATGGCTGGCTAGTCAGCGCGAAACCATTACAACCCTGACTTGGTATTGGGTCAGCCAAGCTACTACGCCAAGTGAGCTTGCCGCAGCCTTGCAGCGCATCCAACCGATGTTAACTGAGCTGTTTGAGCAACCATTGTTTGATCAAGCTGATTCTGCCGATCTGCGTATGCAACAAGCGCGGCGAATCGTTGAGCAACAGTATCTGCAACAACGGACTAACCCCCAACTTGCCAGCCTTACCCGCTGTCTCGAAGCGCTTCAGCCTGATGATTCAAATATTGCTAGTCAAGGGCTAGAGCACCCTGGCGAGGCCGAAGCAGCCTGGCGTATGATCAGCCAGCAAGCACCATTAATTGTCTATCTTGTGGTAGCCGATGCGGCGCAAGCAATTGGCGAGATGGTTGCTGCATGGCTGCAACCATGGATCGGCCAACGCCAGCCATTGCGTTATTATGATCCGGCTCCAGCTATCTCACGAGAGCGCCTATTAATTCATGAGTATCAACCGCATATTCCCTCACAAATGAGTATGGCATGGTCGGGTGGTGCAACCTTGGCTGCACCAAATTATGCCATGTTTCAAGCAAGCCTTGGCTTGTTGGGGGCGTTTCCGCGATCGCGCTGGTTGCAGGTATTACGCCAACAACATCAATTAACCTATGCGATCAAAGTTCATGCCAATCGGCTGAATGGTATGGTTGCAATGCAAAGTCTTTTAGTTGATCAAGCTCAACCCTTGGCCCAACAATTAATTGAGCAAACCTTGGCCGAGTTGCAAACTGGTCGCTTTGGCTTGGATGAACAAGCCTATGCCCAAGCAATGCTTGATCGTGAGCAGTGTTTGCTGTGGGAGAATCCACGCCGCTTGCTTGATCATTGTGTGATGTTGGATCTCTTAGGCCAACCGATCGCTCCGCGCCAAGCCCTGACATTTTCGCCTGACCCACACGCCTTGGGTCAAGCGTTACAACAGCTGCAACCAGCCGCCTTGGTCAACATTCGAGGTGTCCAATGA
- a CDS encoding MFS transporter produces MKQPLSTSHAWRLVIASRNFRILFTAELVSTFGDILYKLAIMWFIYQRTGSAMQTGGVAIAGLLGTLLVGFLIGTLVDRWNRKTILVVADLVRALLVASLVGAMLFADQPPLWLFYGVSFALSIVGMFFGSARSAAMPDLLASETLLAANIAANMASRMMGVAFTAIAGLLIAWIGPEWAMALNALSFIFSAVWLLWLPSLAATTPKAPRAVTPKAIWQDMREGIDYLRLSHLLGFLSSIVIVVNFGSALYSTLTPALVTTVLNADPSVYGLLSTASLVGGIIGGLLLQMVGQKLSLNQSISLGLIGASLSALSLGWSTWVPLSLFLTTTMSIALVFNQMPVYTALQQETPSHLRGRVFNLFGMIANIANPLGIALGSALADQIGVQWVYSIGAALVAFGAWRALYYHKPQPDPRSEGALL; encoded by the coding sequence ATGAAACAACCACTTTCAACCAGTCATGCCTGGCGTTTGGTTATTGCAAGCCGCAACTTCCGCATTCTCTTTACGGCAGAGCTTGTCTCAACCTTTGGCGATATTCTTTATAAATTGGCAATCATGTGGTTTATCTATCAGCGCACTGGCTCGGCCATGCAAACCGGTGGGGTGGCAATCGCTGGACTGCTTGGCACGTTACTGGTTGGCTTTTTGATTGGCACATTGGTTGATCGTTGGAACCGCAAAACTATTTTGGTAGTCGCCGATCTGGTGCGGGCACTCTTGGTAGCCAGCCTTGTGGGCGCGATGCTTTTCGCTGATCAGCCGCCATTGTGGCTGTTTTATGGGGTAAGCTTTGCCCTTAGCATCGTTGGCATGTTTTTTGGCTCAGCCCGTAGTGCCGCCATGCCCGATCTACTGGCCTCAGAAACCTTACTTGCTGCCAATATTGCCGCCAATATGGCTAGCCGCATGATGGGCGTTGCATTTACGGCCATTGCTGGCTTGCTGATCGCTTGGATTGGGCCTGAGTGGGCCATGGCTTTGAATGCGCTTTCATTTATTTTTTCAGCAGTTTGGTTGCTCTGGTTGCCATCGTTGGCGGCAACAACCCCTAAAGCGCCGCGAGCTGTTACGCCTAAAGCCATCTGGCAAGATATGCGTGAGGGAATCGATTATCTGCGCTTGAGCCATTTGTTGGGCTTTTTAAGTAGTATTGTGATTGTGGTTAACTTTGGGAGTGCACTCTATTCAACCCTGACTCCAGCGCTGGTAACGACTGTGCTGAACGCCGATCCCAGTGTTTATGGCTTGTTAAGCACGGCCAGCCTCGTAGGTGGAATTATTGGCGGACTGCTACTTCAGATGGTGGGCCAAAAACTCAGCCTCAATCAATCAATCAGCCTTGGATTAATTGGAGCTAGCCTGAGTGCGCTGAGTTTAGGTTGGTCAACCTGGGTTCCGTTGAGCCTCTTTTTGACAACGACGATGAGCATTGCGCTAGTTTTTAATCAAATGCCAGTCTATACCGCACTCCAACAAGAAACGCCAAGTCATCTACGTGGGCGAGTTTTCAATCTTTTTGGCATGATCGCTAATATTGCTAATCCTCTAGGAATTGCGCTTGGTAGTGCGCTTGCCGACCAAATTGGGGTGCAATGGGTCTATAGCATTGGGGCCGCTTTGGTGGCTTTCGGTGCTTGGCGGGCATTGTATTATCACAAGCCGCAACCAGACCCACGCTCTGAGGGAGCCTTATTATGA
- the lanL gene encoding class IV lanthionine synthetase LanL → MADQSRSSNVIKLNLQEPLQALVAESIKALPERQVTIDGQWLQLAGLPACRLPRQGWKLHVSATPTSAPHVLQRVLPILLAAGVEFKLSKSIASLAVLNEGLPGQRSQVGKFITVYPANDQQAVDLAQQLHQATIGLAGPAIPSDQALVPGSLVHYRYGGFAVQMSVSPVGVVIPLLQTPDGTTVPDKRDPWFSKPAWVTDPFEAAGLTQRSKPQSGMLGTRYRIRKALRQTAKGGVYLADDRSLEPPRLVVIKEGRRFACTDSYDRDARARIQHEYAMLTKLSASGFVPQVYQHFIQEDNHFLVLEYIEGTSLRAWLTQRSLIGEPLSLSEVEQIAQTLWLMLRVAHEQQIVLHDFNPNNIMVCPDSKLRLIDLEISHCLEAETPAFYGWTRGFARDASRNSKHQLSFADDYFSFGATLFFLLTLTNPLIAADQQPTMDRFRQLLARLRPDAPPHLRELTLALLATNDAQAKPVSCEQITSYFNGDHAAAETGSVFPLPDAQALAHKLGAWLLQTAQPDNPQSYWPHGGGGYTMLPISIQYGATGTGLFLLDLYQATGQERFLLEAEAALAWSLTWIERNPHLATIPGLYFGCGGVAWLAIAVAKQRGLTTASAELLALLERLDLMECPHADLAHGLAGLGWIYLAATQAFPQAEWIERVRTIAKQLVAHAVPLHSGIGWELVMGQAPDIHYGYSHGNAGIGSFLIAAAELTNDPLFDLPIRHVAQALIDAQLTVAHGAGISWPHSVQNQLVWPHFCNGAGGVSLFWSRLYTWSGEQRYADLAEQAATSAWLGCRGAPAGICHGIAGAGLALIEVAKATGKPIWRERAADLAQLLLLRGHNADGVYLWESDGSGAFNADLMVGNAGVGSFLLRLNPTIDLAHPVALPLTNVVAEGRIG, encoded by the coding sequence ATGGCTGATCAATCAAGGAGCTCAAACGTTATTAAGCTTAATTTGCAAGAGCCGCTCCAGGCCTTAGTTGCGGAGTCTATCAAAGCCTTGCCTGAACGTCAGGTGACGATTGATGGTCAATGGTTGCAGCTTGCTGGTTTGCCAGCATGTCGCCTACCGCGCCAAGGCTGGAAATTGCATGTTTCTGCGACTCCTACCAGCGCTCCGCATGTGCTCCAACGCGTTTTACCAATTCTGCTTGCAGCTGGCGTTGAGTTCAAACTCAGCAAAAGTATTGCTTCGCTTGCAGTATTAAATGAAGGATTGCCTGGTCAGCGGAGTCAAGTAGGTAAGTTTATTACCGTTTATCCAGCGAATGATCAACAGGCAGTTGATTTAGCCCAACAATTACATCAGGCAACCATTGGTTTGGCTGGGCCAGCGATTCCAAGTGATCAGGCGCTGGTTCCTGGTAGTTTGGTGCACTATCGTTATGGTGGTTTTGCTGTGCAGATGAGCGTTTCTCCTGTTGGCGTTGTGATTCCACTGCTGCAGACTCCCGATGGCACGACAGTTCCCGATAAACGTGACCCTTGGTTTTCCAAGCCCGCTTGGGTAACCGACCCTTTTGAAGCTGCGGGGCTGACCCAACGCTCTAAGCCTCAGTCCGGCATGCTCGGAACGCGCTATCGGATTCGCAAGGCGCTCCGTCAAACGGCGAAAGGCGGAGTCTATTTGGCTGATGATCGCTCGCTTGAGCCGCCACGCTTAGTCGTGATCAAAGAAGGTCGGCGTTTTGCCTGTACCGATAGTTACGATCGCGATGCCCGAGCACGAATTCAGCATGAATATGCCATGCTGACCAAACTCAGCGCAAGTGGTTTTGTTCCCCAAGTCTATCAACACTTCATTCAAGAAGATAATCATTTCCTTGTTTTAGAATATATCGAAGGCACTTCATTGCGTGCGTGGTTAACCCAGCGGAGTTTAATTGGCGAACCCTTAAGCTTAAGTGAGGTTGAGCAAATCGCCCAAACTCTTTGGTTGATGTTGCGTGTAGCGCATGAACAGCAAATAGTGTTGCATGATTTCAATCCAAATAATATAATGGTGTGCCCCGACAGTAAACTTCGATTAATTGATCTTGAAATTAGCCATTGCCTTGAGGCTGAAACGCCAGCATTTTATGGATGGACGCGTGGTTTTGCGCGTGATGCTAGCCGTAACTCCAAACATCAGTTAAGTTTTGCTGATGATTATTTTTCCTTTGGCGCAACCCTTTTCTTCTTATTAACCTTGACTAATCCGTTGATTGCCGCTGATCAACAGCCAACAATGGATCGCTTTCGTCAATTGTTGGCTCGTTTGCGCCCTGATGCGCCGCCCCATTTACGCGAATTAACCTTAGCCTTGCTGGCTACCAACGATGCCCAAGCAAAGCCAGTGTCTTGCGAGCAAATTACTAGCTACTTTAATGGTGATCACGCTGCTGCTGAAACTGGCTCCGTATTTCCACTCCCTGATGCTCAAGCACTTGCGCATAAACTTGGAGCTTGGCTGCTCCAAACTGCCCAGCCTGATAATCCGCAAAGCTATTGGCCGCACGGTGGTGGTGGCTACACGATGTTGCCAATCTCAATTCAATATGGTGCTACTGGCACGGGCCTTTTTCTACTTGATCTCTATCAAGCGACTGGCCAAGAGCGCTTTTTGCTTGAGGCTGAAGCGGCATTGGCTTGGTCATTAACCTGGATCGAACGTAATCCCCATTTGGCGACGATTCCTGGGCTATATTTTGGCTGTGGCGGTGTGGCATGGTTGGCGATTGCGGTTGCCAAACAGCGCGGTTTAACTACTGCTTCAGCAGAATTATTGGCCCTGCTTGAACGGCTTGATCTGATGGAGTGTCCGCATGCCGATCTCGCTCATGGCTTAGCTGGCTTAGGCTGGATCTATCTGGCGGCAACCCAAGCCTTCCCGCAAGCCGAATGGATTGAGCGCGTTCGCACGATTGCCAAGCAGTTGGTCGCGCATGCCGTGCCATTACATAGTGGGATTGGCTGGGAATTAGTGATGGGTCAAGCACCTGACATCCACTATGGCTACTCTCATGGGAATGCAGGCATTGGCAGTTTCTTAATTGCCGCTGCTGAATTAACCAATGATCCGCTTTTTGATTTGCCGATTCGACACGTTGCCCAAGCCTTGATTGATGCTCAGCTTACAGTTGCTCATGGCGCTGGCATTAGTTGGCCCCACTCAGTCCAGAATCAGCTGGTCTGGCCTCATTTTTGTAATGGCGCTGGTGGGGTAAGCCTCTTTTGGTCGCGTCTCTATACGTGGTCGGGCGAGCAACGCTATGCTGATTTAGCCGAACAAGCGGCGACGAGTGCTTGGTTGGGCTGTCGCGGTGCTCCGGCAGGCATCTGTCATGGAATTGCTGGGGCAGGCCTAGCTTTGATTGAAGTTGCCAAGGCAACCGGAAAGCCAATTTGGCGCGAGCGAGCCGCCGATTTAGCCCAACTATTGCTTTTGCGCGGCCATAATGCCGATGGCGTATATCTCTGGGAATCTGATGGTTCGGGCGCGTTTAATGCTGATTTGATGGTTGGCAATGCTGGCGTTGGGTCATTCCTGCTTCGGCTTAACCCCACTATCGATCTAGCGCATCCTGTTGCATTACCATTAACCAATGTTGTAGCCGAGGGGAGGATCGGATGA
- the thiD gene encoding bifunctional hydroxymethylpyrimidine kinase/phosphomethylpyrimidine kinase, with the protein MRAKALTIAGSDSGGGAGIQADLKTFHTYQVYGSSVITAITAQNTLGVQAFELVSPSLIERQIVAVLADIGADAIKTGMLGNATIIETVANSLRRYPVALVVDPVMVAKSGDRLLVEDAVQALREQLVPIASLITPNLPEASVLLGREIDDERTMYAALDDLLKLGAKAVLLKGGHLKGQPLDLFADGQQVLELRSERIDTPNTHGTGCTYAAAITALLARGADLVSAVCQAHAFLYEAIASAESIGAGHSPVNHWVWLSERTV; encoded by the coding sequence CGCGGGAATTCAGGCCGATCTCAAAACCTTTCATACCTATCAAGTCTATGGCAGTAGTGTGATTACGGCGATTACTGCGCAAAATACGCTTGGTGTTCAAGCTTTTGAATTAGTTAGCCCAAGTTTGATCGAACGCCAAATCGTGGCGGTTTTAGCTGATATTGGGGCCGATGCGATTAAAACGGGCATGCTTGGCAACGCCACGATCATCGAAACGGTTGCGAATAGCCTGCGCCGATATCCTGTGGCATTGGTGGTTGATCCGGTGATGGTGGCCAAGAGTGGTGATCGCCTATTAGTTGAGGATGCGGTGCAGGCTTTGCGTGAGCAATTAGTGCCAATTGCCAGCCTAATTACCCCCAATTTGCCTGAAGCCAGCGTGTTGCTGGGCCGCGAAATTGATGACGAACGCACGATGTATGCAGCCTTGGATGATTTGCTGAAACTTGGAGCGAAGGCAGTTTTGCTCAAAGGTGGGCATCTCAAAGGCCAGCCGCTGGATTTATTTGCCGATGGTCAACAGGTGCTCGAACTGCGCTCAGAGCGAATCGACACCCCCAACACCCACGGCACTGGCTGCACCTATGCGGCGGCGATCACGGCATTGCTGGCACGAGGCGCAGATTTGGTGAGTGCGGTTTGCCAAGCGCATGCATTTTTATACGAGGCGATTGCTAGTGCCGAATCGATTGGAGCTGGTCATAGTCCAGTTAATCATTGGGTTTGGCTGAGTGAGCGAACTGTTTAA